In Pedobacter sp. W3I1, one DNA window encodes the following:
- a CDS encoding TonB-dependent receptor produces MNKNLTRPGRISLPVAFMLLFILITGASPQTLGRISIEGKNITIASVFRTIKKQTGLTVFYSNKLLDDAEKISVNFKQAELSEVMDLTLKGKRLDWVLKENYIVLQKATSPEKNEERIQNKPIGEQKKEDRTGVVTDETGKPVPGVSVKIKGNNGGSVTDVNGQYKINANAGDILVFSYIGFATQEVQVGTKDRINIKLLPIDENLNEVVIVGYGVQKKVNLTGAVSQVSGKDLAARPMGQTSASLQGMAPGVTVRQSSGRPGGDGGTIRIRGIGNFLDSNPLVMIDGIEGSMNNIDPNLIESISILKDAASSSIYGSRAANGVILITTKRAVADQVNVSYNNYIGWQEATNMPGLVDALDHMLLTNEAYVNTGRTPLYSEALIQKYREQGGVSSDLYPNTDWQKETLTGSGLQQSHFLTIQGGTQKVKLLGSFGLFDQKGIIENSSFKRYTIRNNADITFSEKFKARIDLQFVNAITTDPAAASSEIFQWMNGIPANQIGINQSGQWGVGWNGSNPISASKDGGTNRTRGPFGSINATVNYKPVEWLEAEAAYSPKYALSSSKNFRKAIQSYLPNGATSFLTPALTSLAQNKSESFFNNMRATLTASKTFGNHSLKFLAGASREDYFNEWTNAFRDTYILPDYPVLNAGSALNQQATGSEEEWALQSLFGRFNYVYKNKYLLEVNARYDGSSRFSSGNKYGFFPSASAGWRISEEDFMAGLKKVVNEAKLRLSWGKLGNQNIGTYPSVTTILLESYTLGKQIVNTAALNNLANKMISWETTEEKNIGIDLTMFNNLSITADYYRRRTSDILLQLDIPLIVGVGKPFQNAGIVDNNGWELGLAYKGKVKDFNYNVSFNISDVKNTIVDTKGVNQTGLTVNREGYSIGSLFGYQAEGLFASDAEVAAHAKQFGTVKAGDIRYKDQNGDNLINEADKTVIGSTIPRFTYASTLNGSYKGFDFSVLVQGVGKANGYLAGPGILPFNVGGAIGGTIREDNKDRWTPDNPNAKYPRLAFGETNNEQVSTFFLKDASYLRIKNVQIGYTLPVGIAQKIAIKRLRIFANGSNLSSFDRFWDGYDVEAPVGGGNIYPQVKVYSFGLEATF; encoded by the coding sequence CTTTCCGAAGTGATGGACCTTACTTTAAAGGGAAAAAGGCTCGACTGGGTTTTAAAGGAGAATTACATTGTACTACAAAAGGCTACATCTCCCGAAAAGAATGAAGAGCGCATTCAAAACAAGCCCATCGGGGAACAAAAAAAAGAAGACCGGACAGGCGTTGTTACCGATGAGACCGGTAAACCCGTCCCGGGAGTAAGCGTAAAGATAAAAGGCAATAATGGCGGATCAGTGACCGATGTAAACGGTCAGTATAAAATCAATGCCAATGCTGGAGATATCCTTGTATTTTCGTACATAGGGTTCGCGACGCAGGAAGTACAGGTTGGAACTAAAGACAGGATAAACATTAAACTCCTTCCCATTGATGAGAACCTGAACGAAGTCGTTATCGTGGGCTATGGTGTCCAGAAAAAAGTAAATTTAACCGGAGCGGTTTCACAGGTTTCGGGCAAAGACCTTGCTGCGCGGCCCATGGGACAGACTTCTGCTTCCTTGCAGGGAATGGCACCTGGCGTTACCGTGAGACAAAGCTCAGGGAGACCTGGAGGGGACGGCGGGACCATCAGGATCAGGGGTATCGGAAACTTTCTCGATTCGAATCCCCTTGTAATGATTGACGGTATAGAAGGATCGATGAACAACATTGATCCCAATTTGATTGAGTCCATCTCTATTTTAAAAGATGCGGCCTCATCCTCAATTTATGGTTCGAGGGCCGCAAATGGCGTAATTCTGATCACCACAAAAAGAGCAGTTGCTGATCAGGTAAATGTATCTTACAACAATTATATCGGCTGGCAGGAAGCAACGAATATGCCCGGCCTTGTTGATGCATTAGACCATATGCTGCTGACCAACGAAGCTTATGTGAACACCGGGCGTACCCCTTTATATTCTGAAGCACTGATTCAAAAATACCGTGAACAGGGTGGAGTCAGTTCCGATCTGTATCCCAACACGGACTGGCAGAAAGAAACCCTGACAGGATCAGGATTACAGCAAAGCCATTTCCTGACCATTCAGGGCGGAACCCAAAAAGTAAAACTGCTGGGCTCGTTTGGACTTTTTGATCAGAAAGGGATCATTGAAAATTCAAGTTTCAAACGCTACACCATCCGGAACAACGCAGATATAACGTTCTCGGAAAAATTTAAGGCACGGATAGACCTCCAGTTTGTGAATGCCATCACCACTGATCCTGCAGCAGCATCGAGTGAAATTTTTCAGTGGATGAATGGAATCCCTGCAAATCAGATCGGCATCAACCAAAGCGGCCAGTGGGGCGTCGGATGGAACGGTTCTAATCCAATTTCGGCCAGTAAAGATGGCGGCACCAACCGTACCAGAGGGCCTTTTGGGAGTATTAATGCTACCGTTAACTATAAGCCCGTTGAGTGGCTAGAGGCAGAGGCAGCTTATTCACCAAAATATGCGCTATCCTCATCAAAAAATTTCAGAAAGGCAATCCAGTCTTACCTGCCAAATGGCGCCACAAGTTTCCTTACCCCTGCCCTAACTTCGCTCGCACAAAATAAGAGTGAATCATTTTTTAACAACATGCGTGCTACGCTGACTGCCTCAAAAACATTTGGGAACCACAGCTTAAAATTTTTGGCCGGGGCATCACGCGAGGATTATTTCAATGAATGGACCAACGCTTTCCGTGATACATACATCTTGCCGGATTATCCGGTGTTGAACGCTGGTTCGGCCCTAAACCAACAGGCAACAGGCAGTGAAGAAGAATGGGCATTACAATCGCTGTTCGGCAGGTTCAATTATGTATATAAAAACAAGTATCTACTGGAAGTCAACGCCCGTTATGATGGGTCGTCGCGCTTTTCATCTGGAAATAAATATGGCTTTTTTCCATCTGCATCGGCAGGCTGGCGCATTTCGGAAGAAGATTTTATGGCTGGCTTAAAAAAAGTGGTTAACGAAGCGAAACTAAGGCTCTCATGGGGGAAATTAGGCAATCAGAACATTGGCACCTACCCCTCTGTCACCACAATTCTGCTTGAATCCTATACCCTTGGAAAACAGATTGTAAATACCGCGGCTTTAAATAACCTTGCCAACAAGATGATTTCCTGGGAAACCACAGAAGAAAAAAATATCGGTATTGACCTTACAATGTTTAACAACCTGAGTATAACTGCCGATTATTACAGGCGGAGAACAAGCGATATTCTGCTTCAACTGGATATTCCATTGATAGTAGGCGTTGGCAAACCCTTTCAGAATGCCGGAATTGTTGATAATAACGGTTGGGAGCTTGGTCTTGCCTACAAAGGAAAGGTAAAAGATTTTAATTATAACGTCAGCTTCAACATTTCAGACGTAAAAAACACCATTGTGGATACCAAAGGTGTCAATCAGACCGGATTGACCGTAAACCGTGAAGGTTATTCGATCGGTTCTCTTTTCGGTTACCAGGCCGAGGGACTCTTTGCTTCTGATGCGGAGGTGGCTGCCCATGCCAAACAGTTCGGTACGGTAAAGGCCGGAGACATCCGTTATAAGGACCAGAACGGAGATAACCTGATCAATGAGGCTGATAAAACTGTTATCGGCAGCACCATACCAAGATTCACCTATGCTTCAACCTTAAACGGTTCTTATAAAGGTTTTGATTTTTCGGTACTGGTCCAAGGGGTTGGTAAGGCAAACGGCTATCTTGCAGGCCCTGGTATCTTACCATTTAATGTTGGTGGCGCAATAGGCGGAACCATCAGAGAGGATAACAAAGACCGATGGACACCAGATAATCCCAATGCAAAATATCCCAGACTTGCTTTCGGTGAAACCAATAACGAACAGGTTTCTACCTTCTTTTTAAAAGACGCATCATACCTGAGGATAAAAAACGTCCAGATCGGTTATACTTTGCCAGTTGGCATTGCCCAGAAAATTGCCATTAAAAGGCTTCGGATTTTTGCAAACGGATCTAACCTGTCTTCCTTCGACAGATTCTGGGATGGATATGATGTAGAAGCGCCGGTTGGCGGTGGGAATATATACCCTCAGGTTAAGGTTTATAGTTTCGGTTTAGAAGCCACTTTTTAA
- a CDS encoding RagB/SusD family nutrient uptake outer membrane protein encodes MKTKIYHLILVLLCTSLLSCQKDYLDKSPLSGPSDESFFSNQDELILAVNGLYRYASYAPLDNMPLNLLTDNSTDIGWDRNNSALQSLGKGNQDSNNGFSLSVWTEGYKVIAKCNFILDNIDKVKDKATAAIYNRSKAEARFMRAYTYQYLIDYFGSVPLVTRVLTLEDSQLPKTPKTEVLSFVLKELTESAADLPVSYGAADVGRATRGTALAIKARAALNNERWADAAEAAKAVMDLKIYSLHNNFGTLFSYAGQNSPEIIWAFQYLKASKTKMHSTPNNLVSRNGLGFTNKVPSQSLVDAYPCTDGLNIDKSPLYDPTSPYKNRDPRLGFTIAVPGSIFYNYQFETHRDSVKCWNYNTTPATRVDNQDALNAFATFTGYCWKKYVDLEDKADRTNSELNVIQIRYAEMLLIYAEAKNELGQLDQSVYDAINLVRTRPSVNMPPITTGKTMVEFRSLVRKERMYELAMEGFRISDLRRWKIADKAMTGNFYGRVQKGLLVSAPQIDANGLADYSAVPNRAELRVIEVRVFDTGRDYLWPLPNIEIVTNPKLIQNPKY; translated from the coding sequence ATGAAAACTAAAATATACCATTTAATCCTTGTGCTTTTATGCACATCCCTATTATCCTGCCAAAAAGACTACCTGGATAAAAGCCCTTTAAGCGGCCCTTCTGACGAATCGTTTTTCAGCAACCAGGATGAACTGATATTGGCGGTAAACGGCCTGTACCGTTACGCAAGTTATGCCCCTTTAGATAATATGCCCCTTAACCTGCTTACCGACAACAGTACCGATATCGGTTGGGATAGGAATAACAGTGCGCTGCAGAGTCTGGGCAAGGGGAACCAGGATAGCAATAACGGCTTTTCTTTAAGTGTATGGACAGAGGGATACAAAGTAATTGCCAAGTGTAATTTCATTTTAGACAATATTGACAAAGTAAAAGATAAGGCCACTGCTGCCATTTACAACAGAAGTAAAGCTGAAGCACGTTTTATGCGTGCCTACACTTACCAGTACCTTATTGATTATTTTGGGAGCGTACCGTTGGTTACCAGAGTGTTGACACTCGAAGATTCACAACTACCTAAAACGCCAAAAACTGAGGTGCTGAGCTTTGTGCTCAAAGAACTGACTGAATCAGCTGCTGATCTCCCTGTTAGCTATGGCGCTGCAGATGTGGGAAGGGCAACAAGGGGTACCGCATTGGCGATTAAAGCCAGAGCTGCCCTGAACAATGAGCGATGGGCAGATGCTGCAGAAGCTGCAAAAGCGGTTATGGATCTGAAAATTTATAGCCTGCACAATAATTTCGGCACACTGTTTTCTTACGCCGGGCAAAACTCGCCTGAGATCATATGGGCTTTTCAATACCTGAAGGCATCAAAAACAAAAATGCATTCCACACCTAACAACCTGGTGTCTCGTAATGGACTCGGTTTTACCAATAAAGTACCGTCACAGTCCTTGGTAGATGCCTATCCATGTACAGATGGGCTCAATATTGACAAGTCTCCCCTCTACGACCCTACATCCCCATATAAAAACAGAGATCCCCGGCTTGGCTTTACCATAGCAGTTCCAGGTTCTATATTTTACAACTACCAGTTTGAAACACACCGGGACAGCGTAAAATGCTGGAATTACAATACCACCCCAGCTACACGTGTAGATAACCAGGATGCACTTAATGCCTTCGCCACTTTTACCGGTTACTGCTGGAAAAAATATGTCGATCTGGAAGATAAGGCCGATCGGACAAATTCGGAACTGAATGTGATCCAGATCCGGTATGCAGAGATGTTACTGATTTATGCGGAAGCCAAAAATGAACTCGGACAGCTTGACCAGTCTGTATATGACGCCATAAACCTGGTAAGAACGCGGCCTAGCGTTAACATGCCGCCGATCACTACAGGAAAAACAATGGTAGAGTTCAGGAGTCTGGTCCGTAAAGAACGGATGTATGAGCTGGCAATGGAAGGATTCAGAATTTCTGATCTGCGCAGGTGGAAAATTGCTGATAAGGCGATGACCGGAAACTTTTATGGCAGGGTACAAAAAGGCTTATTGGTATCGGCGCCACAGATTGATGCAAATGGCCTTGCCGATTACAGTGCCGTACCAAATCGGGCAGAACTTAGGGTGATCGAAGTACGTGTTTTCGATACCGGGCGGGATTACCTTTGGCCGCTTCCGAATATAGAGATCGTTACCAATCCAAAACTCATTCAAAATCCCAAATACTAA
- a CDS encoding FAD-dependent oxidoreductase: MMKNIFIYILLAIICPLTGLKAQSALYKNYDICIYGGTSSGVIAAYTAARSGKSVLLIEPGKNLGGMSSGGLGLTDIGNKYAISGLALDFYRRIGKHYGKFEQWIFEPHVAENLFNEYIKKAKVPVLYENRITGIEKKGTLITAITLENQAKKKVGTVKAKVFIDCSYEGDLMAKAGVSYTVGREANSTYNETFNGVQLMNGHQLPDGIDPYKVKGDPSSGLLWGISPGKLIDKGSGDKKVQAYNFRICLTNNPANMIPITEPEDYVPERYELLIRQMEKRNWKSLQDVFIWSGMPNQKTDINNRNGFSTDMIGMNWEYPDADYLKREQIWKAHTNYTKGLLYFVGHDPRIPEHIRKEISQWGYPKDEYTGNGNWSHQLYVREARRMVGALVMTQHHCQGKEVVSDGVGMAAYTMDSHNCDRLVVNGMVKNEGNVEEGGFGPYPISYRAIIPKESEASNLIVPVCLSATHIAYGSIRMEPVFMVLGQSSAMAAVQAIDRKLSVQKIAVSRLQQQLKSDPLADGSTPDILIDNNDTDKVQIKGNWTKKNRGGFGPDYFEASEDADTAKFIRYTPGSKTNGKYDVYTYYPKLDATDAETTVTVFDGKESKTILIKSAEVKVLGQTSGEWVSLGSYTFTGKGQPYIEIRAKGPKVVADAVLLVTSP, from the coding sequence ATGATGAAAAATATCTTTATATACATTTTACTCGCAATCATATGCCCTTTAACAGGTCTTAAAGCACAAAGCGCATTGTATAAAAACTATGACATCTGCATTTATGGGGGGACCTCTTCCGGCGTTATAGCAGCATACACCGCCGCCAGATCGGGAAAATCCGTTCTTTTGATCGAGCCCGGAAAAAACCTGGGCGGTATGAGCTCTGGGGGTCTGGGGCTGACAGATATTGGAAATAAATATGCCATCAGCGGCCTTGCCCTCGATTTTTACCGAAGAATAGGCAAACATTATGGCAAGTTTGAGCAATGGATCTTTGAACCCCATGTGGCCGAAAATCTCTTTAACGAGTACATCAAAAAAGCGAAAGTGCCTGTCCTCTACGAAAACCGGATTACTGGGATAGAAAAAAAAGGAACCCTGATAACAGCCATCACGCTGGAAAATCAGGCAAAAAAGAAAGTGGGCACTGTAAAGGCCAAAGTATTTATTGACTGCTCTTATGAGGGAGATCTGATGGCTAAAGCAGGGGTATCCTATACGGTGGGGCGCGAAGCAAACAGCACTTATAACGAAACCTTCAATGGTGTACAGCTCATGAACGGGCATCAGCTTCCGGACGGCATAGACCCTTATAAAGTTAAAGGCGATCCGTCCAGTGGACTGCTTTGGGGAATTAGTCCCGGAAAACTTATTGACAAAGGCAGTGGAGATAAAAAGGTACAGGCCTATAATTTCAGGATCTGCCTCACCAATAACCCAGCTAATATGATTCCGATTACCGAGCCTGAAGATTATGTTCCTGAACGCTATGAACTGCTCATCAGACAGATGGAAAAAAGAAACTGGAAATCGCTACAGGATGTCTTTATCTGGAGCGGGATGCCAAACCAAAAGACAGATATCAATAATAGAAATGGATTTTCAACCGATATGATCGGAATGAACTGGGAATACCCTGATGCAGATTATTTAAAACGCGAACAGATCTGGAAAGCCCATACCAATTACACAAAGGGATTGCTTTATTTCGTCGGTCATGATCCCCGTATCCCAGAGCACATCCGAAAAGAGATCAGCCAATGGGGATACCCCAAAGATGAATATACAGGCAACGGCAACTGGTCTCATCAGCTTTACGTAAGAGAAGCACGAAGGATGGTTGGTGCCCTTGTAATGACCCAGCACCACTGTCAGGGCAAAGAAGTTGTATCTGATGGGGTCGGAATGGCAGCCTATACAATGGATTCGCACAATTGCGACAGGCTTGTTGTAAACGGCATGGTCAAAAACGAGGGAAATGTTGAAGAGGGCGGCTTTGGCCCATACCCCATTTCCTATCGTGCAATCATACCAAAGGAAAGTGAAGCTTCAAATCTTATCGTTCCGGTGTGCCTCTCTGCTACACACATTGCCTACGGTTCTATCCGGATGGAACCGGTTTTCATGGTACTGGGACAATCTTCGGCAATGGCAGCGGTTCAGGCGATAGACCGCAAACTTTCCGTGCAAAAAATTGCTGTAAGCCGCTTACAGCAACAATTAAAAAGCGATCCCTTGGCTGATGGAAGTACTCCCGATATCCTGATCGACAACAACGATACCGATAAAGTACAGATAAAGGGCAACTGGACGAAAAAAAACCGCGGGGGCTTCGGCCCTGATTATTTTGAGGCTTCCGAAGATGCAGACACGGCTAAATTTATAAGGTACACGCCTGGCTCAAAAACCAATGGAAAATATGATGTATATACCTATTATCCAAAACTTGATGCCACCGACGCGGAAACCACCGTCACAGTATTTGATGGTAAGGAAAGCAAGACCATTTTGATTAAGAGTGCAGAGGTTAAAGTCCTTGGTCAAACTTCGGGTGAATGGGTAAGCCTTGGCAGCTATACATTTACCGGAAAGGGACAACCTTACATCGAAATCAGAGCAAAAGGACCGAAAGTGGTTGCCGATGCAGTACTATTGGTTACTTCTCCATAG